The Sulfurihydrogenibium sp. nucleotide sequence GCTGCTCTTGCCTCTGTAAGCATACCGGCACCAACGTGGATGTAGTTTCCAGCTGGTCCTTTTGTAAGCATAGTTTCATAAATTCTTGTTGCAACTTCTGTTATTGCTTCATCCCAGGATATTCTTTTCCACTTTCCTTCTCCTCTTTCTCCAACTCTTTTCATTGGATAGAGGATTCTGTCTTTTTCATACATTACTTGAGAGTGTTGAACGCCTTTATTACATCCCCTTGGGTTAGCATCAGGAATTTTTGGGTTGATTTGTGGATAGTTAGCTGCTTGGTTTTCTCTTGTAACTATACCGTTTTGAACCCAAACATCCCAAGCACAGTTTCCTTGACAATTTACACAGTGATAAGCAGTACCGTGCTCTTCTTTCTTTCCATAAGTATATGCAAACTCTCTTCTGTACATATTTTCAACAAAAGAGCTGTTTGGATAAGATGCTCTTGGGTCATCTACTACAACAGCTTTAGCTTTAGC carries:
- a CDS encoding molybdopterin-dependent oxidoreductase, whose product is MAISRRDFLKVMSVAGGALGLGSSEAFAKAKAVVVDDPRASYPNSSFVENMYRREFAYTYGKKEEHGTAYHCVNCQGNCAWDVWVQNGIVTRENQAANYPQINPKIPDANPRGCNKGVQHSQVMYEKDRILYPMKRVGERGEGKWKRISWDEAITEVATRIYETMLTKGPAGNYIHVGAGMLTEARAA